The genomic region AAGGAATACCATCTCTCATCGTATACACAGACGGGGGTCGTCGGATCGGCAACCCCTGTCATCCATTCACTTTACATTCCGATCAATTATAATAGCGCGCAAGCACGGAGTTAATATTCTTGTCAGCCTTGGACATGCCCTCATCAAAACTCATATCTCCATTGATGATACTATCCAAAATTGAGTTGAGACCAAGGTTTGCAGCCGCGCCATACCCTCTCCATTCAGACCAGCCCATTGTAAAGGAAGTCTTCATGGTCTGGGCAGCCTGCTGTGTCAGGATGGAAATCTCGGCAGGCTGTTTGCTTGGGTCATTGAATGTAGACGAAGTTGCCAATGGCTTGTAAGACGGAATCTTACCTGCCATGAACATATCCGCTGTCTGCCCCTGTCCTGCAATATATTTCAACAGTTTCCAAGCTGCATCAGGATGCTTGGCATTAGGTGCAATCGCATAGTAATCAGGCCAACCATAGACAATGCCCTTCTGCCCATGAGGGCCGACAGGAACTGTCGTAATACCCCAGCGCATCGAGGGATCTGCTACATTGCGATTGTTGTCAATGAACCAAGAACCATCAACCCACATGGCAGCCAGTCCTTTCGGGAAAATATCCTGGTTACGGACATCACTCATTTCCTTCTGTGTCGGTGCTACATGGTACTTGAGTGTCAAATCCGTAAGGAATTTCAAGGTTTCCATTGCATTGGCATCTGGAGCAAAACGCATCTTGGAACGATCAATCAGGTTTCCACCGTCAGCATAGACCCAAGGTTCGACCTGAGCATACCGACCGTATCTCCAGAAACCCCATTGGTCGATTTTTCCATCGCCATCCTTGTCGATAGTCAGCTTCTTGGCAGCATTGAGAAAATCATCCCACGTCCAATCAGCAGTAGGATATGAAAGTCCGGCGGCATCAAACATACCTT from Spirochaetia bacterium harbors:
- a CDS encoding sugar ABC transporter substrate-binding protein, producing the protein MKKTVASLLVFICLAASVFANGTKETKPVSSDTSTPVTLEWWSWDPSLKEKNEALIKQFEAKNPGIKVNLATASTSEYWTKIRILANQKKLPDVFTMSSGYIEEWRKSNLMLNLDSYINNDPDINDFYKSLIDAGKTISGGDRYVAMPFALVTTVLFYNKGMFDAAGLSYPTADWTWDDFLNAAKKLTIDKDGDGKIDQWGFWRYGRYAQVEPWVYADGGNLIDRSKMRFAPDANAMETLKFLTDLTLKYHVAPTQKEMSDVRNQDIFPKGLAAMWVDGSWFIDNNRNVADPSMRWGITTVPVGPHGQKGIVYGWPDYYAIAPNAKHPDAAWKLLKYIAGQGQTADMFMAGKIPSYKPLATSSTFNDPSKQPAEISILTQQAAQTMKTSFTMGWSEWRGYGAAANLGLNSILDSIINGDMSFDEGMSKADKNINSVLARYYN